From the genome of Streptomyces sp. NBC_01260, one region includes:
- a CDS encoding ribonuclease H family protein, producing the protein MNERMIAACDGASKGNPGPAAWAYVVADAEGRPFRWEAGPLGTATNNVAELTALQELLESVDPGVPLEVRMDSQYAMNAVTKWLRGWKRNGWKTSAGKPVANRDLVARIDALLTGRAVDFVYVPAHQVDGDPLNALADQAASEVAVAQRAAGTSQGSADLPVPAAARASEGRRAGGAARSTGGAAKSTGGAARSGATIRARFAGRCHCGKPYAAKDTIAKNDQGWGHPECRTASV; encoded by the coding sequence ATGAACGAGCGCATGATCGCCGCGTGTGACGGGGCATCGAAGGGTAATCCGGGGCCTGCGGCCTGGGCGTATGTGGTGGCCGACGCGGAGGGCAGGCCGTTTCGGTGGGAGGCGGGACCGCTGGGCACCGCCACCAACAACGTCGCCGAGCTGACCGCGCTGCAGGAGCTGCTGGAGTCCGTCGACCCCGGTGTGCCGCTCGAGGTCCGGATGGATTCGCAGTACGCGATGAACGCCGTCACCAAGTGGCTGCGGGGCTGGAAGCGCAACGGCTGGAAGACCTCGGCCGGCAAACCCGTCGCCAACCGCGATCTGGTGGCCCGCATCGACGCCCTGCTGACCGGCCGGGCCGTGGACTTCGTCTACGTGCCCGCCCACCAGGTGGACGGTGACCCGCTGAACGCGCTCGCCGACCAGGCGGCCAGTGAGGTGGCCGTGGCGCAGCGAGCGGCAGGCACCTCGCAGGGTTCCGCGGACCTGCCGGTGCCCGCGGCCGCCCGCGCCTCCGAAGGGCGTCGGGCCGGCGGCGCGGCCAGGAGCACGGGTGGTGCGGCGAAGAGCACGGGCGGCGCGGCCCGCTCCGGCGCCACCATCCGCGCCAGGTTCGCGGGGCGCTGCCACTGCGGGAAGCCGTACGCGGCCAAGGACACGATCGCGAAGAACGACCAGGGCTGGGGCCACCCGGAGTGCCGCACCGCCTCCGTCTGA
- a CDS encoding lipopolysaccharide biosynthesis protein, which produces MTQPIRALEDQDEPALLRDQFRQLLRYRALLACGVVVGLLGGGWLALSGEDTYTSTGEVSVRSATSDPFAAGASADKGINIGSERQTAVSDAVGTVAVGSLVKHGDTVEVGKLLTGLQVTNPPNTLVLRFSYTARDPEQARARAQALAEAYLEIRRERTENSIDNMVDGYRAQLKPLTEQRDRLAEQETGTVGSDVTSARANLIVAISGLSQKISELRALDTTPGYLNKKPVAPERPTGAGLPLLLGLGGVVGLALGLLLSWVRLVFDPAVRSTRELVRSLGAPLLGTLPRDRAAVGQLLAIGRSGSRLAEEYRAVAFRLAYDPSFAERRRLLVTAPRGDNDMAAAAAVNLAAAFAEMGRDVLLVEADLRTPSLARDLGAATRGGRPRWAAERDERGWPSDSRTNVDVPGSGAFTLIAGRRMDNVPRALTSEPVGRIVAEGGRPGAVVIVLAPPVLSYADAVALIDRVEGVVVVCDPREVHRSDLERIREIIGAAGGSVLGALLHPGQGRLERRARGKAANRRARNRRTQGQGRDGQDGHGQPDGSDRADGGSAGDPTETMGLRTLDGGTRYSGNGGSDHSSTAGRR; this is translated from the coding sequence ATGACCCAGCCGATCCGCGCCCTGGAGGATCAGGACGAACCCGCGCTGCTGCGGGACCAGTTCCGCCAGCTCCTGCGCTACCGCGCGCTGCTCGCGTGCGGCGTGGTCGTCGGACTGCTCGGCGGCGGCTGGCTCGCCCTGAGCGGCGAGGACACCTACACCTCCACCGGCGAGGTGTCGGTGCGCTCGGCCACCTCGGACCCGTTCGCCGCGGGCGCCTCGGCCGACAAGGGCATCAACATCGGCTCCGAACGCCAGACCGCCGTCAGTGACGCCGTGGGTACCGTGGCCGTCGGCTCGCTGGTCAAGCACGGCGACACGGTGGAGGTCGGAAAGCTGCTGACCGGCCTCCAGGTCACCAACCCGCCCAACACCCTGGTGCTCAGGTTCTCCTACACCGCCCGCGACCCCGAACAGGCCAGGGCACGGGCCCAGGCACTGGCCGAGGCCTACCTGGAGATCCGCCGGGAGCGCACCGAGAACAGCATCGACAACATGGTCGACGGCTACCGCGCCCAGTTGAAGCCGCTCACCGAGCAGCGCGACCGGCTGGCCGAGCAGGAGACCGGCACCGTCGGCAGCGACGTCACCAGCGCCCGCGCCAACCTGATCGTCGCCATCTCCGGACTCAGCCAGAAGATCTCGGAGTTGCGCGCCCTCGACACCACACCGGGCTATCTGAACAAGAAGCCGGTCGCACCGGAGCGGCCCACCGGCGCGGGGCTTCCCCTGCTCCTCGGGCTCGGCGGCGTCGTCGGGCTCGCCCTCGGCCTGCTGCTCTCCTGGGTACGGCTCGTCTTCGACCCGGCGGTCCGCTCCACCAGGGAACTCGTCCGCTCGCTCGGCGCCCCGCTGCTCGGCACCCTGCCCAGGGACCGCGCCGCGGTGGGCCAGCTGCTCGCCATCGGACGCAGCGGCAGCCGGCTGGCCGAGGAGTACCGGGCGGTGGCCTTCCGGCTCGCTTACGACCCCTCGTTCGCCGAGCGCCGACGGCTCCTGGTCACGGCGCCCCGCGGGGACAACGACATGGCCGCCGCCGCCGCGGTCAACCTGGCGGCCGCCTTCGCCGAGATGGGCCGTGACGTTCTGCTCGTCGAAGCGGATCTGCGCACCCCGTCCCTGGCCAGGGACCTCGGCGCCGCGACCCGGGGCGGCCGGCCCCGCTGGGCCGCGGAGCGCGACGAACGGGGCTGGCCCTCGGACAGCCGCACCAACGTGGACGTGCCCGGATCGGGGGCCTTCACCCTGATCGCGGGCCGCCGGATGGACAATGTGCCCCGCGCCCTGACCTCCGAGCCCGTCGGCCGGATCGTCGCCGAGGGCGGCCGGCCCGGAGCCGTCGTCATCGTGCTGGCCCCGCCCGTACTCTCGTACGCCGACGCCGTCGCGCTCATCGACCGCGTGGAGGGCGTCGTGGTGGTCTGCGACCCGCGCGAGGTGCACCGCAGCGACCTGGAGCGGATCCGCGAGATCATCGGCGCCGCGGGCGGGTCCGTACTCGGCGCCCTGCTGCACCCCGGTCAGGGACGACTGGAGCGCCGGGCACGGGGGAAGGCGGCCAATCGCCGCGCCCGCAACCGGCGGACACAAGGACAGGGACGTGACGGGCAGGACGGCCACGGACAGCCGGACGGATCCGACCGGGCCGACGGCGGCAGCGCGGGCGACCCCACCGAGACGATGGGGCTGCGCACCCTGGACGGCGGCACCCGGTACAGCGGCAACGGCGGCAGCGACCACAGCAGCACCGCGGGACGCAGATGA
- a CDS encoding adenylyltransferase/cytidyltransferase family protein, with protein MVHRVGYAPGVYDLFHIGHLNILRHARSQCDYLVAGVVSDEMAVLAKGHRPVIPLPERLEIVRSVRYVDAAFVETVPDKVETWQQVRFDVIFKGDDWRDTEKGKRLERDFAEVGVEVVYFPYTVHTSSTQLRRALDSLVSLPGALSAP; from the coding sequence ATGGTGCACAGGGTCGGCTACGCGCCGGGGGTCTACGACCTGTTCCACATAGGTCACCTCAACATCCTGCGGCATGCCCGCAGCCAGTGCGACTACCTGGTCGCGGGGGTCGTCTCGGACGAGATGGCCGTGCTCGCGAAGGGCCACAGACCGGTCATTCCGCTGCCGGAGCGGCTGGAGATCGTCCGGAGCGTCCGGTACGTGGACGCCGCGTTCGTCGAGACCGTCCCCGACAAGGTGGAGACCTGGCAGCAGGTCAGGTTCGACGTCATCTTCAAGGGGGACGACTGGCGGGACACGGAGAAGGGAAAACGGCTCGAACGCGACTTCGCCGAGGTCGGCGTGGAGGTCGTCTACTTCCCGTACACCGTGCACACGTCCAGCACCCAGCTGCGCCGGGCGCTGGACTCGCTGGTCAGCCTGCCCGGAGCGCTTTCAGCTCCCTGA
- a CDS encoding glycosyltransferase family 2 protein, translating to MNKLPIAVAIPTKNEGLNIAEAVKSVLGHFEAVVVVDSHSTDDTAKIAAECGAEVVMYTWDGGHPRKKQWCLDQVRTDLDWILLLDGDERLSPGLLAELRQVFADPDAPRPAAYDIPLGYWFSGKRLRHGYTIRKRSLTDRTRSRYPEVGDLDAPGIGEVEGHYQPVAETAGSLRNPIEHQDLDPVTAWFERHNRYSDWEAWLEHHPEVKEQVRRVKSRQGQLFHKAPFKPLVSFAYMYVYRRGFLDGRAGLDFALAMSFYRWQIALKSRGVPAS from the coding sequence ATGAACAAGCTGCCGATAGCCGTGGCCATCCCCACGAAGAACGAGGGGCTCAACATCGCCGAGGCGGTGAAGTCGGTCCTCGGCCACTTCGAGGCGGTCGTCGTGGTCGACTCGCACAGTACGGACGACACCGCGAAGATCGCCGCGGAGTGCGGGGCCGAGGTCGTCATGTACACCTGGGACGGTGGACATCCCCGGAAGAAGCAGTGGTGCCTGGATCAGGTCCGCACGGACCTGGACTGGATCCTGCTGCTCGACGGCGACGAGCGGCTGAGCCCCGGTCTGCTGGCCGAGCTGCGGCAGGTCTTCGCCGATCCGGACGCGCCGAGGCCCGCCGCGTACGACATTCCGCTGGGGTACTGGTTCTCCGGGAAGCGGCTGCGGCACGGCTACACCATCCGCAAGCGGTCGCTGACCGACCGCACCCGCAGCCGGTACCCGGAGGTGGGGGATCTCGACGCGCCCGGCATCGGCGAGGTCGAGGGCCACTACCAGCCGGTCGCGGAGACCGCCGGGTCCCTCCGCAATCCGATCGAGCACCAGGACCTCGACCCGGTGACCGCCTGGTTCGAGCGGCACAACCGGTACTCGGACTGGGAGGCGTGGCTGGAGCACCATCCCGAGGTCAAGGAGCAGGTGCGCCGGGTCAAGTCCCGCCAGGGGCAGCTGTTCCACAAGGCGCCGTTCAAGCCGCTGGTGTCCTTCGCGTACATGTACGTGTACCGGCGGGGCTTCCTGGACGGGCGGGCGGGCCTCGACTTCGCCCTGGCGATGAGCTTCTACCGGTGGCAGATCGCCCTGAAGTCGCGTGGGGTACCTGCTTCTTGA
- a CDS encoding glycosyltransferase, with protein MPDADQHKPFQHRRLLVVSTNYAPELTGIGPYAAQLAEHWAASGAETHVLTGMPHYPSWRTEPEYRGVWRAEEQRSGVTVHRRRHYVPPRQSALRRAAFEASVLAHGLVSPPAVRADAVISQMPSLAGGILGARLARRHRVPYIPVVQDLMGAAAAQSGIRGGGRAAAVASRAEEYALRAASLVGVIHESFVPRVTAYGVDPGRIRLVPNWSHVQAPSADRAMTRARLGWREDTPVVLHSGNMGLKQGLEVLVDAARLAPGIRIVLMGDGNQREALLARAAGLPNLDFLPAAGAEEFTDVLAAADVLAVTQRASVLDMSVPSKLTSYFVSGRPVVASVADEGGTAQEVQRSGAGLLVAPEDPAAVLAAVRKLVEQPAAADELGAHGPRYVARHLGREAGLARFDALLTEVLQDAQGRPRR; from the coding sequence ATGCCAGACGCAGATCAGCACAAGCCGTTCCAGCACCGCCGACTGCTGGTGGTCTCGACCAACTACGCACCGGAGCTGACCGGTATCGGCCCGTACGCCGCGCAACTCGCCGAGCACTGGGCCGCGTCCGGCGCCGAGACCCATGTGCTGACCGGGATGCCGCACTATCCGTCCTGGCGGACCGAGCCGGAGTACCGGGGTGTGTGGCGGGCCGAGGAGCAACGCTCGGGGGTGACGGTCCACCGGCGAAGACACTATGTGCCGCCTCGTCAGAGCGCCCTGCGCAGAGCCGCGTTCGAGGCATCCGTCCTCGCGCACGGGCTGGTCTCACCGCCCGCGGTGCGGGCGGACGCGGTGATCTCCCAGATGCCGAGCCTCGCGGGCGGCATTCTGGGCGCCCGGCTGGCCCGTCGCCACCGGGTCCCGTACATACCCGTCGTGCAGGACCTGATGGGCGCCGCCGCCGCGCAGAGCGGTATCCGCGGCGGCGGCCGGGCGGCGGCGGTGGCGTCCCGGGCCGAGGAGTACGCGCTGCGCGCCGCCTCGCTCGTCGGCGTCATCCACGAGAGCTTCGTCCCCCGGGTCACCGCCTACGGAGTCGACCCGGGACGCATCCGGCTGGTGCCCAACTGGAGCCACGTACAGGCCCCTTCGGCCGACCGTGCCATGACCAGGGCGCGCCTGGGCTGGCGCGAGGACACCCCGGTGGTTCTGCACTCGGGCAACATGGGACTCAAACAGGGCCTGGAGGTCCTCGTCGACGCGGCCCGGCTCGCCCCCGGGATACGCATCGTGCTGATGGGCGACGGCAACCAACGCGAGGCGCTGCTGGCCCGCGCGGCCGGGCTGCCCAACCTCGACTTCCTGCCGGCGGCGGGGGCGGAGGAGTTCACCGACGTCCTGGCCGCCGCCGACGTCCTCGCCGTGACCCAGCGCGCATCCGTACTCGACATGAGCGTGCCCTCCAAGCTGACCTCGTACTTCGTCTCGGGCCGCCCCGTCGTCGCCTCGGTGGCTGACGAGGGGGGCACCGCCCAGGAGGTGCAGCGCTCCGGCGCCGGGCTCCTCGTCGCCCCCGAGGACCCGGCCGCGGTGCTGGCGGCCGTCCGCAAACTCGTCGAGCAGCCGGCCGCCGCCGACGAGCTCGGCGCCCACGGACCCAGGTACGTGGCACGTCACCTCGGCCGGGAGGCCGGTCTCGCCCGCTTCGACGCACTGCTCACCGAGGTCCTTCAGGACGCCCAAGGGAGACCACGCCGATGA
- a CDS encoding CDP-alcohol phosphatidyltransferase family protein: MESTGTVLRELRGAQKSAKGVSLYSRYVNRPAGRVFAAVAFRLGMTPNQVTAVSAAFTFAALASVALARPTWGLALLVYAGLAVGFALDSADGQLARLTGRGGPDGEWLDHVVDCAKMILVHTVVLISFHRYFALPADGWLLLPLGFLFVAVLTFCAGLLREQLGRAAARPGPAGDAGPGQGVSKLRAVVLLPADYGVFCLVFLLLGDETVFRIGYAVLAAVHALFLVAFLIKWFRELKALRAG, encoded by the coding sequence ATGGAAAGCACGGGAACGGTGCTGCGTGAGCTGCGCGGGGCGCAGAAGTCGGCCAAGGGGGTTTCGCTCTACTCGCGGTACGTGAACCGGCCGGCCGGCCGGGTCTTCGCGGCCGTCGCGTTCCGGCTGGGCATGACACCCAATCAAGTCACCGCGGTGAGCGCGGCGTTCACCTTCGCCGCCCTCGCGTCCGTGGCCCTGGCCAGGCCCACGTGGGGGCTGGCCCTCCTGGTCTACGCGGGGCTGGCCGTGGGATTCGCCCTCGACTCGGCCGACGGGCAGCTCGCCCGGCTCACCGGCCGGGGAGGCCCCGACGGCGAATGGCTCGACCACGTCGTCGACTGCGCCAAGATGATCCTGGTCCACACCGTCGTACTGATCTCGTTCCACCGCTATTTCGCACTGCCGGCCGACGGCTGGCTGCTCCTGCCGCTCGGCTTCCTGTTCGTGGCCGTGCTGACCTTCTGCGCGGGGCTGCTGCGTGAACAACTGGGCAGGGCCGCCGCCCGTCCTGGGCCGGCCGGTGACGCCGGGCCCGGGCAGGGGGTCTCGAAGCTGCGGGCCGTGGTGCTGCTGCCGGCCGACTACGGGGTGTTCTGCCTGGTGTTCCTGCTGCTCGGCGACGAGACGGTGTTCCGGATCGGCTATGCCGTGCTCGCCGCCGTGCACGCGCTGTTCCTGGTGGCGTTCCTCATCAAGTGGTTCAGGGAGCTGAAAGCGCTCCGGGCAGGCTGA
- a CDS encoding DUF6381 family protein: MSVAGETGRADQMREKARHMTEAAERTNDPEQRRRLQEKARKLHEQSEQQAGRGGSDLPQ; encoded by the coding sequence ATGAGCGTTGCAGGAGAAACCGGCCGAGCCGATCAGATGCGCGAGAAGGCCAGGCACATGACCGAGGCCGCGGAGCGCACCAACGACCCGGAGCAGCGCCGACGGCTCCAGGAGAAGGCCCGCAAGCTGCACGAGCAGAGCGAGCAGCAGGCCGGCCGGGGCGGCAGCGACCTCCCTCAGTAG
- a CDS encoding glycosyltransferase, with product MKILHVVTLHTPDHAFGGPTRVALNLSKVQRAEGDDARIMALGDGFDGPLPSQVEGVPAHLYQARHLLPRFEVSGITSGPLLLAARRMMHGADVVHVHLMRDLVTLPAALLALASGTPLVVQTHGMVDPTEKRVAQLTDLLGVRRVLRGADAVLHLTESERIDVNAVAAPVRLTRTVRLVNGVRPQERKPDRDPARPPTVLFLARIQERKRPEDFVAAMPAVLAEYPDARFVLAGPDTGALPGTLRLARELGVLDSLDHVGPLGHEEVLAAGRQADVYVLPSIEEPLGVSVLEAMSVGTPVVITRTCGLGPDVAEAGAGRVIDSRVGDDAANAGKVARAVLELLEPKANAEAGQAAWELVGEHFTIDVVTRTLRRTYESVVRRKRR from the coding sequence GTGAAGATCCTGCACGTCGTCACACTGCACACTCCGGACCACGCCTTCGGGGGTCCGACCCGGGTGGCCCTGAATCTCTCGAAGGTACAGCGCGCCGAGGGGGACGACGCCCGGATCATGGCACTGGGCGACGGTTTCGACGGCCCGCTGCCGTCCCAGGTGGAGGGGGTGCCCGCGCACCTCTACCAGGCCCGCCACCTGCTGCCGCGGTTCGAGGTCAGCGGCATCACCTCGGGGCCGCTGCTGCTTGCCGCGCGTCGCATGATGCACGGCGCCGACGTCGTCCATGTGCATCTGATGCGCGATCTGGTGACGCTGCCCGCCGCGCTGCTGGCACTGGCCTCCGGCACCCCGCTGGTCGTCCAGACGCACGGCATGGTGGACCCGACCGAGAAACGGGTGGCGCAGCTGACCGACCTGCTGGGCGTACGGAGGGTCCTGCGCGGCGCGGACGCGGTGCTGCACCTCACCGAGAGCGAGCGGATCGATGTGAACGCCGTCGCGGCCCCGGTGCGGCTCACCCGGACGGTGCGCCTGGTCAACGGCGTTCGGCCGCAGGAGCGCAAGCCCGACCGGGACCCCGCGCGGCCGCCGACGGTGCTCTTCCTCGCCCGGATACAGGAGCGCAAGCGCCCGGAGGACTTCGTCGCCGCGATGCCCGCGGTACTGGCCGAGTACCCGGACGCCAGGTTCGTGCTGGCGGGACCGGACACCGGCGCACTTCCCGGCACGCTCCGGCTGGCCCGTGAACTGGGCGTGCTGGACTCGCTCGACCACGTCGGACCGCTCGGCCACGAGGAGGTGCTGGCGGCGGGACGGCAGGCCGATGTGTACGTCCTGCCGTCGATCGAGGAACCCCTCGGCGTCTCGGTTCTCGAAGCGATGTCCGTCGGCACCCCCGTGGTCATCACCCGCACCTGCGGCCTCGGCCCCGACGTGGCCGAGGCCGGTGCGGGCCGGGTGATCGACAGCCGGGTCGGCGACGACGCGGCCAACGCGGGCAAGGTCGCGCGGGCGGTCCTGGAACTGCTGGAGCCGAAGGCCAACGCCGAGGCCGGGCAGGCCGCCTGGGAGCTGGTCGGTGAGCACTTCACCATCGACGTCGTGACCCGGACGCTCCGGCGGACCTACGAGAGCGTGGTCCGCCGGAAGCGCCGGTGA
- a CDS encoding LamG domain-containing protein: MNESTGRRSRGSGRVRAAAAALCLLTGALSAAAGGSPATALTPPVSLTADDLSTWQTNGIVWSMAATDDGVVYTGGTFSTVRPPNAPAGTSEQPAVNFAAFDAATGAPTGCSLSFTLSSGTATVRALTLSPDGKTLYAGGQFGSVNGVGVSNIAAIDTATCTPRTNFKVAVSATVRALAVTDDTVYLGGDFNSVAGQTRNKFAAVTTGAALKPWTANTDEVGRAVEVTPDGQHVVIGGDFFTVNGTASHALAVVNATTGALDKSYPGFIPNTSTVQDLTADATKFYTANEGTGGGVFDGRIAVDLTTFQQVWRDTCLGATQAVLVHKGVLYSGSHAHDCASMGEFPDQPRKHLLAQSVDDPKLLPWFPDTNDGIGEPVGPRVMAQTDKGGHHYLWVGGEFTTVNSSPQQGLTRFADGPDTGAPWVPNVSVSTVAPNKVDVNWQTSFDTDDGELTYRVYRDGASTPVYTTTGFSVFWDRPQLRWTDTDVAPGETHTYRISASDGINTSAKSPAVTATVASKAESYPARVLSDGATLYWRYDEGTSTFAADTGAGLDNGFLRNAPSYRQTPAAVAGPSTAIGFNGTTQYAYSNRSHAQATKFSVETWIKTTTTRGGKIIGFGNKTMEVSGQYDKHVYMLNNGRLTFGTHNGGGRTVSTTAAYNDGAWHHVVATQGSGGMALYVDGQLRASNAQYTTNENYTGYWRVGGDNLASWPNRPTSDFFAGQIDETAVYPTALTAAQVSAHYALRTGG, encoded by the coding sequence ATGAACGAAAGTACGGGGCGCAGATCCCGTGGAAGCGGCCGGGTACGGGCCGCGGCCGCCGCGCTCTGCCTGCTCACCGGGGCCCTGAGCGCCGCCGCCGGGGGCTCCCCGGCCACGGCGCTCACCCCACCGGTCTCGCTGACCGCCGACGACCTCTCCACCTGGCAGACCAACGGCATCGTCTGGTCGATGGCCGCGACGGACGACGGGGTCGTCTACACGGGCGGCACGTTCTCCACCGTACGGCCGCCGAACGCGCCTGCCGGGACGTCCGAACAGCCCGCGGTGAACTTCGCCGCCTTCGACGCCGCGACCGGTGCGCCGACCGGCTGCAGCCTGTCGTTCACGCTCTCCTCGGGAACCGCGACCGTCCGGGCCCTCACCCTCTCCCCCGACGGCAAAACCCTTTACGCCGGGGGCCAGTTCGGTTCGGTGAACGGGGTCGGCGTGAGCAATATCGCGGCCATCGACACGGCGACCTGCACCCCGCGCACGAACTTCAAGGTCGCCGTCTCCGCGACCGTCCGGGCCCTCGCCGTCACCGACGACACGGTCTATCTGGGCGGTGACTTCAACAGTGTCGCGGGACAGACCCGGAACAAGTTCGCCGCCGTCACCACGGGCGCGGCGCTGAAGCCGTGGACGGCCAACACGGACGAGGTCGGCCGGGCCGTCGAGGTCACTCCCGATGGACAGCACGTCGTGATCGGAGGCGACTTCTTCACCGTCAACGGCACCGCGTCGCACGCCCTCGCGGTGGTGAACGCGACGACGGGTGCCCTGGACAAGAGTTACCCGGGCTTCATCCCGAATACCTCGACGGTGCAGGACCTCACCGCGGACGCCACCAAGTTCTACACCGCCAACGAGGGCACCGGGGGTGGTGTCTTCGACGGCCGGATCGCCGTGGACCTGACCACCTTCCAGCAGGTGTGGCGGGACACCTGTCTCGGTGCCACACAGGCCGTCCTGGTGCACAAGGGGGTGCTCTACAGCGGCAGTCACGCTCATGACTGCGCCTCGATGGGTGAGTTCCCGGACCAGCCGCGCAAGCATCTGCTGGCGCAGTCCGTCGATGATCCCAAGCTGCTTCCGTGGTTCCCGGACACCAACGACGGGATCGGGGAGCCGGTCGGCCCCCGGGTGATGGCGCAGACCGACAAGGGCGGGCATCACTACCTCTGGGTGGGCGGCGAGTTCACCACCGTCAACAGCTCACCGCAGCAGGGGCTGACCCGCTTCGCCGACGGCCCCGACACCGGGGCGCCCTGGGTGCCCAACGTGAGCGTCTCCACGGTCGCCCCGAACAAGGTGGACGTGAACTGGCAGACGAGCTTCGACACGGACGACGGGGAGCTGACGTACCGCGTCTACCGGGACGGCGCGAGCACCCCCGTGTACACCACGACAGGCTTCTCCGTGTTCTGGGACCGCCCGCAGCTGCGGTGGACCGACACCGATGTCGCACCGGGTGAGACGCACACCTACCGGATCAGTGCGAGCGACGGCATCAACACCAGCGCCAAGTCACCCGCGGTGACCGCGACCGTGGCGTCGAAGGCCGAGAGCTACCCGGCCAGGGTGCTGTCCGACGGCGCCACCCTGTACTGGCGCTACGACGAGGGCACGTCCACCTTCGCCGCCGACACGGGAGCGGGCCTGGACAACGGCTTCCTGCGCAACGCGCCCTCCTACCGGCAGACCCCGGCCGCCGTGGCCGGGCCCTCGACCGCCATCGGGTTCAACGGGACCACTCAGTACGCGTACAGCAACCGGAGTCATGCCCAGGCCACGAAGTTCTCCGTGGAGACCTGGATCAAGACGACGACGACCCGGGGAGGGAAGATCATCGGCTTCGGGAACAAGACCATGGAAGTCAGCGGCCAGTACGACAAGCATGTGTACATGCTCAACAACGGGCGCCTCACCTTCGGCACCCACAACGGCGGCGGCCGGACCGTCAGCACAACCGCGGCCTACAACGACGGTGCCTGGCACCATGTCGTCGCGACCCAGGGTTCAGGCGGCATGGCCCTGTACGTGGACGGACAGCTCCGTGCCTCGAACGCGCAGTACACCACGAACGAGAACTACACCGGCTACTGGCGGGTGGGCGGGGACAACCTGGCGAGCTGGCCGAACCGTCCGACGAGCGACTTCTTCGCCGGACAGATCGACGAGACCGCCGTGTACCCGACCGCGCTGACCGCTGCCCAGGTCAGTGCCCACTACGCCTTGAGGACAGGTGGATGA